In the Engraulis encrasicolus isolate BLACKSEA-1 chromosome 9, IST_EnEncr_1.0, whole genome shotgun sequence genome, one interval contains:
- the LOC134455620 gene encoding alpha-amylase-like isoform X1, with the protein MKVKARWGVLALGLGLGLTQYHHHSSRCGGTSIVHLFEWRWTDIAEECENYLAPNGIGAVQISPPSESVVVTEPWRPWWERYQPISYKLCSRSGTEQELRDMVCRCNKVGVKIYADVVINHMCASSAGEGRRSTCGSYFNASEKEFPSVPYSASHFNDDKCTTASGNIENYQDIYQVRDCRLVGLLDLAHHQEHVRERVASYLNTLLDMGVAGFRVDACKHMWPEDLKAIYGRLHNLNTKWFPEGSRPFIYQEVIDLGGEPITAREYSGLGRVTEFKYGAKLGSVIRQWNGDKLADLKSWGESGGLMPSERAVVFVDNHDNQRGHGAGGDSILTFWEPRMYKMAVAFMLAHPYGVTRLMSSYRWERALVDGKVGGSCQDQNDWMGPPSFADGSTRPVPINPDGSCGGGWVCEHRWPQIRDMVMFRNEVDGEPLTNWWDNGKDQIAFGRGGRGFIAINNDNCTLDAWLQTGMPAGSYCDVISGRRSAAGAGCTGRLITVGQDGRAHFSIKATEQDPIIAIHAGSKL; encoded by the exons ATGAAG GTGAAGGCCAGGTGGGGCGTGCTGGCCCTGGGTCTTGGCCTTGGCCTGACTCAgtaccaccaccacagcagcagaTGTGGAGGAACATCAATTGTCCATCTGTTTGAGTGGCGCTGGACAGACATAGCAGAGGAATGTGAGAATTATCTCGCTCCGAATGGCATTGGTGCTGTGCAG ATTTCCCCACCCAGCGAGAGCGTTGTGGTGACGGAGCCGTGGCGACCCTGGTGGGAGAGGTACCAGCCAatcagctacaagctctgctccAGGTCGGGGACAGAGCAGGAGCTGCGGGACATGGTCTGCAGATGCAACAAAGTTGGG GTGAAGATCTATGCGGACGTGGTGATCAATCACATGTGCGCGTCGAGCGCGGGGGAGGGCAGACGCTCGACCTGTGGATCATACTTCAATGCCAGCGAGAAGGAGTTCCCATCTGTGCCCTACTCAGCTTCGCACTTCAACGATGACAAATGCACCACCGCGAGTGGAAATATTGAGAATTACCAAGACATTTATCAG GTGCGCGACTGTCGTCTGGTGGGGCTCCTGGACCTGGCCCATCACCAGGAGCACGTGAGGGAGAGGGTGGCCAGCTACTTGAACACCCTGCTGGACATGGGAGTGGCCGGCTTCAGGGTGGACGCCTGCAAGCACATGTGGCCGGAGGACCTGAAGGCCATCTACGGCAGGCTGCACAATCTCAACACCAAGTGGTTTCCAGAAGGATCCAGACCTTTCATCTACCAAGAG GTCATTGACCTAGGTGGGGAGCCTATTACGGCGAGGGAATACTCCGGGCTGGGCCGGGTAACCGAGTTCAAATACGGCGCTAAGCTCGGATCTGTCATTCGCCAATGGAACGGAGACAAGCTCGCTGACCTTAA GTCCTGGGGAGAAAGCGGTGGACTGATGCCGTCTGAGCGAGCCGTGGTGTTTGTGgataaccatgacaaccagagAGGCCACGGAGCAGGAGGGGATTCTATTCTCACCTTCTGGGAGCCGAG AATGTACAAAATGGCGGTGGCCTTCATGCTGGCGCATCCGTACGGTGTGACCAGACTGATGTCGAGCTACCGCTGGGAGCGGGCTCTGGTGGACGGGAAGGTGGGTGGCTCGTGTCAG GACCAGAACGACTGGATGGGCCCTCCCAGCTTTGCGGACGGCTCCACCAGGCCCGTCCCCATCAACCCGGACGGCAGCTGTGGAGGGGGCTGGGTGTGCGAGCACAGATGGCCCCAAATCAG GGATATGGTCATGTTTCGAAATGAGGTCGACGGGGAGCCCTTAACCAACTGGTGGGACAACGGCAAGGACCAGATTGCGTTTGGAAGAGGGGGTCGAGGATTCATCGCCATCAACAATGATAATTG CACTCTGGATGCCTGGCTGCAAACAGGCATGCCCGCGGGGAGCTATTGTGATGTGATCTCCGGCCGGAGGAGCGCTGCAGGCGCCGGCTGCACCGGGAGGCTCATCACCGTGGGGCAAGATGGAAGAGCTCATTTCAGCATCAAGGCCACCGAACAGGATCCCATCATCGCCATCCATGCTGGCTCAAAGTTGTGA
- the LOC134455620 gene encoding alpha-amylase-like isoform X2 yields the protein MKVKARWGVLALGLGLGLTQYHHHSSRCGGTSIVHLFEWRWTDIAEECENYLAPNGIGAVQISPPSESVVVTEPWRPWWERYQPISYKLCSRSGTEQELRDMVCRCNKVGVKIYADVVINHMCASSAGEGRRSTCGSYFNASEKEFPSVPYSASHFNDDKCTTASGNIENYQDIYQVRDCRLVGLLDLAHHQEHVRERVASYLNTLLDMGVAGFRVDACKHMWPEDLKAIYGRLHNLNTKWFPEGSRPFIYQEVIDLGGEPITAREYSGLGRVTEFKYGAKLGSVIRQWNGDKLADLKSWGESGGLMPSERAVVFVDNHDNQRGHGAGGDSILTFWEPRMYKMAVAFMLAHPYGVTRLMSSYRWERALVDGKDQNDWMGPPSFADGSTRPVPINPDGSCGGGWVCEHRWPQIRDMVMFRNEVDGEPLTNWWDNGKDQIAFGRGGRGFIAINNDNCTLDAWLQTGMPAGSYCDVISGRRSAAGAGCTGRLITVGQDGRAHFSIKATEQDPIIAIHAGSKL from the exons ATGAAG GTGAAGGCCAGGTGGGGCGTGCTGGCCCTGGGTCTTGGCCTTGGCCTGACTCAgtaccaccaccacagcagcagaTGTGGAGGAACATCAATTGTCCATCTGTTTGAGTGGCGCTGGACAGACATAGCAGAGGAATGTGAGAATTATCTCGCTCCGAATGGCATTGGTGCTGTGCAG ATTTCCCCACCCAGCGAGAGCGTTGTGGTGACGGAGCCGTGGCGACCCTGGTGGGAGAGGTACCAGCCAatcagctacaagctctgctccAGGTCGGGGACAGAGCAGGAGCTGCGGGACATGGTCTGCAGATGCAACAAAGTTGGG GTGAAGATCTATGCGGACGTGGTGATCAATCACATGTGCGCGTCGAGCGCGGGGGAGGGCAGACGCTCGACCTGTGGATCATACTTCAATGCCAGCGAGAAGGAGTTCCCATCTGTGCCCTACTCAGCTTCGCACTTCAACGATGACAAATGCACCACCGCGAGTGGAAATATTGAGAATTACCAAGACATTTATCAG GTGCGCGACTGTCGTCTGGTGGGGCTCCTGGACCTGGCCCATCACCAGGAGCACGTGAGGGAGAGGGTGGCCAGCTACTTGAACACCCTGCTGGACATGGGAGTGGCCGGCTTCAGGGTGGACGCCTGCAAGCACATGTGGCCGGAGGACCTGAAGGCCATCTACGGCAGGCTGCACAATCTCAACACCAAGTGGTTTCCAGAAGGATCCAGACCTTTCATCTACCAAGAG GTCATTGACCTAGGTGGGGAGCCTATTACGGCGAGGGAATACTCCGGGCTGGGCCGGGTAACCGAGTTCAAATACGGCGCTAAGCTCGGATCTGTCATTCGCCAATGGAACGGAGACAAGCTCGCTGACCTTAA GTCCTGGGGAGAAAGCGGTGGACTGATGCCGTCTGAGCGAGCCGTGGTGTTTGTGgataaccatgacaaccagagAGGCCACGGAGCAGGAGGGGATTCTATTCTCACCTTCTGGGAGCCGAG AATGTACAAAATGGCGGTGGCCTTCATGCTGGCGCATCCGTACGGTGTGACCAGACTGATGTCGAGCTACCGCTGGGAGCGGGCTCTGGTGGACGGGAAG GACCAGAACGACTGGATGGGCCCTCCCAGCTTTGCGGACGGCTCCACCAGGCCCGTCCCCATCAACCCGGACGGCAGCTGTGGAGGGGGCTGGGTGTGCGAGCACAGATGGCCCCAAATCAG GGATATGGTCATGTTTCGAAATGAGGTCGACGGGGAGCCCTTAACCAACTGGTGGGACAACGGCAAGGACCAGATTGCGTTTGGAAGAGGGGGTCGAGGATTCATCGCCATCAACAATGATAATTG CACTCTGGATGCCTGGCTGCAAACAGGCATGCCCGCGGGGAGCTATTGTGATGTGATCTCCGGCCGGAGGAGCGCTGCAGGCGCCGGCTGCACCGGGAGGCTCATCACCGTGGGGCAAGATGGAAGAGCTCATTTCAGCATCAAGGCCACCGAACAGGATCCCATCATCGCCATCCATGCTGGCTCAAAGTTGTGA